A section of the Sebastes fasciatus isolate fSebFas1 chromosome 5, fSebFas1.pri, whole genome shotgun sequence genome encodes:
- the LOC141767857 gene encoding vitamin D3 hydroxylase-associated protein-like, with protein sequence MENVKQFLQGVELDNRTAALLTAAACGLGALVVLVQKVYSHQEMQDKMQRARNRRADSLQRAEQAVLQYKKSHPVTDSAFILSLSLSELTKNLQDGSLSPEDVFYSYMEKTLDVNKDLNCCTGILLESFDQLKTVASSNKRGLLYGVPVSIKENYAYKNYDSSCGVIINLDQPAQEDSVLVKVLKRQGAIPFVKTNLPQALLNYDCGNPIYGQTVNPHNLQKTSGGSSGGEGALIGGGGSVLGLGSDVGGSIRIPASFCGICGLKPTYGRLSSQGMSPIYRGQKSVLSSPGPMARDVDSLALCMQALLCDDMFSLDPTVPPIPFNMQIYQSSKPLRIGYLENDGYTQPSPSMARGVREVKALLEQAGHTLVPYTPLKISEVVMDLIVRGILADGGTSMCQKLKGSPLDPCLKAQVLPYYFPTWLKKTLSFLLKPLSPRGSAMFSALCGVGSVADLWKQHAAVEDYIQETIADWRRCNIDVLLCPVTGPAYNFLYCGKLSTALSYTILYNLLNFPAGTVTVSTVTAEDEEELKHFKGIHQDHWEKLFKQAVSGGEGLPVAVQCVALPWQDELCLRFMKEVEQLVKQSRK encoded by the exons ATGGAAAACGTGAAACAGTTTCTTCAGGGAGTGGAGCTCGACAACCGGACTGCGGCTCTACTGACGGCTGCTGCCTGCGGTCTGGGAGCTCTGGTGGTTCTGGTTCAGAAGGTCTACAGCCACCAAGAGATGCAAGACAAGATGCAGAGAGCCAGGAACCGTAGAGCAGACAGCCTGCAGCGGGCTGAACAGGCTGTTCTCCAGTACAAGAAGTCG CATCCAGTGACCGACTCTGCTTTCATCTTGTCGCTGTCTCTGTCTGAGCTGACGAAGAACCTGCAGGACGGCTCGCTGAGCCCCGAGGACGTGTTTTACTCTTACATGGAAAAG ACTCTGGATGTAAACAAAGATCTCAACTGCTGCACCGGGATCTTGTTGGAGAGTTTTGACCAGCTGAAAACGGTTGCCTCCTCCAACAAGCGAGGTCTCTTGTATGGAGTTCCAGTTAGCATCAAAGAAAACTATGCGTACAAG AATTATGACTCGTCTTGCGGTGTGATCATTAATCTGGACCAGCCTGCCCAGGAGGACAGCGTGCTTGTTAAAGTTCTCAAGCGACAAGGAGCTATTCCCTTTGTGAAAACCAACTTGCCCCAAGCGCTATTAAA TTATGACTGTGGGAACCCCATCTATGGGCAGACGGTGAACCCCCACAACCTCCAGAAGACCAGCGGAGGTTCGTCCGGTGGAGAGGGGGCTCTCATCGGGGGAGGGGGCTCCGTGCTTGGTTTAGGCAGCGATGTAGGGGGTAGCATCCGTATTCCTGCCTCATTCTGTGGAATCTGTGGCCTCAAGCCAACATACGGTCGGCTTAG TTCACAGGGCATGAGCCCCATTTATCGAGGGCAAAAATCAG TGCTGTCAAGTCCTGGACCCATGGCGAGGGATGTGGACAGTCTGGCTCTGTGTATGCAGGCTCTGCTCTGTGACGACATGTTTTCTTTAGACCCCACCGTTCCACCCATACCTTTCAATATGCAG ATATACCAGAGCTCCAAACCTCTCAGGATCGGTTACCTAGAAAACGACGGCTACACACAACCGTCTCCAAGCATGGCCCGAGGCGTCAGAGAGGTCAAAGCTCTGTTAGAGCAAGCAGGGCACAct TTGGTGCCCTACACTCCTCTGAAGATCAGTGAGGTTGTAATGGATCTTATTGTAAGGGGTATCTTAGCAGACGGAGGTACCTCCATGTGTCAAAAACT GAAGGGGAGCCCTCTGGACCCCTGTCTCAAAGCACAGGTTCTCCCTTACTACTTTCCTACCTGGTTGAAGAAAACCCTCTCATTCCTCCTCAAGCCCCTG TCTCCTCGTGGTTCTGCCATGTTCAGTGCTCTCTGTGGAGTTGG ATCTGTTGCAGATCTGTGGAAGCAGCATGCTGCTGTTGAG GACTACATTCAGGAAACAATAGCAGATTGGAGAAGATGCAACATAGACGTGCTGCTGTGCCCTGTGACCGGACCAGCCTATAACTTCCTCTACTGTGGCAAGCTTTCCA CTGCTCTCTCTTACACAATACTTTACAATCTGCTCAACTTTCCCGCTGGCACTGTTACTGTTTCCACGGTGACGgcagaggatgaggaggaactCAAGCACTTTAAGGGCATTCATCAGGACCACTGGGAAAAGCTCTTCAAACAG gCTGTGTCTGGAGGTGAGGGTCTGCCCGTGGCGGTGCAGTGTGTCGCCCTGCCGTGGCAGGATGAGCTCTGCCTGCGCTTCATGAAGGAGGTGGAACAGCTGGTTAAACAGAGCAGAAAGTAA
- the LOC141767855 gene encoding vitamin D3 hydroxylase-associated protein-like, whose protein sequence is MGGIMENVKQFLQRVELDNRTAALLTAAACGLGALVVLVQKVYSHQEAQDKMQRARNRRAQSLQRAEQAVLQYKKSHPVTDSAFILSLSLSELTKNLQDGSLSPEDVFYSYMEKTLDVNKDLNCCTGILLESFDQLKTVASSNKRGLLYGVPVSIKENYAYKNYDSSCGVIINLDQPAQEDSVLVKVLKRQGAIPFVKTNLPQALFNYDCRNPIYGQTVNPHNLQKTSGGSSGGEGALIGGGGSVLGLGSDLGGSIRIPASFCGICGLKPTYGRLSSQGMSPIYRGQKSVLSSPGPMARDVDSLALCMQALLCDDMFSLDPTVPPIPFNMQIYQSSKPLRIGYLENDGYTQPSPSMARGVREVKALLEQAGHTLVPYTPLKISEVMMDLIVRGILADGGTSLRQKLKGSPLDPCLKAQVHAYYFPTWLKKTLSFLLKPLSPRGSAMFSALCGVGSVADLWKQHAAVEDYIQETIADWRRCNIDMLLCPVTGPAYNFLYCSKLSTALSYTVLYNLLNFPAGAVTVSTVTAEDEEELKHFKGIHQEKLFKQAVSGGEGLPVAVQCVALPWQDELCLRFMKEVEQLVKQSRK, encoded by the exons ATGGGGGGAATTATGGAAAACGTGAAACAGTTTCTTCAGAGAGTGGAGCTCGACAACCGGACCGCAGCTCTACTGACGGCTGCTGCCTGCGGTCTGGGAGCTCTGGTGGTTCTGGTTCAGAAGGTCTACAGCCACCAAGAGGCGCAGGACAAGATGCAGAGAGCCAGAAACCGGAGAGCACAAAGCCTGCAGCGGGCTGAACAGGCTGTTCTCCAGTACAAGAAGTCG CATCCAGTGACCGACTCTGCTTTCATCTTGTCGCTGTCTCTGTCTGAGCTGACGAAGAACCTGCAGGACGGCTCGCTGAGCCCCGAGGACGTGTTTTACTCTTACATGGAAAAG ACTCTGGATGTAAACAAAGATCTCAACTGCTGCACCGGGATCTTGTTGGAGAGTTTTGACCAGCTGAAAACGGTTGCCTCCTCCAACAAGCGAGGTCTCTTGTATGGAGTTCCAGTTAGCATCAAAGAAAACTATGCGTACAAG AATTATGACTCGTCTTGCGGTGTGATCATTAATCTGGACCAGCCTGCCCAGGAGGACAGCGTGCTTGTTAAAGTTCTCAAGCGACAAGGAGCTATTCCCTTTGTGAAAACCAACTTGCCCCAAGCATTATTCAA TTATGACTGTCGGAACCCCATCTATGGGCAGACGGTGAACCCCCACAACCTCCAGAAGACCAGCGGAGGTTCGTCCGGTGGGGAGGGGGCTCTCATCGGGGGAGGGGGCTCCGTGCTTGGTTTAGGCAGCGATTTAGGGGGTAGCATCCGTATTCCTGCCTCATTCTGTGGAATCTGTGGCCTCAAGCCAACATACGGTCGGCTTAG TTCACAGGGCATGAGCCCCATTTATCGAGGGCAAAAATCAG TGCTGTCAAGTCCTGGACCCATGGCGAGGGATGTGGACAGTCTGGCTCTGTGTATGCAGGCTCTGCTCTGTGACGACATGTTTTCTTTAGACCCCACCGTTCCACCCATACCTTTCAATATGCAG ATATACCAGAGCTCCAAACCTCTCAGGATCGGTTACCTAGAAAACGACGGCTACACACAACCGTCTCCAAGCATGGCCCGAGGCGTCAGAGAGGTCAAAGCTCTGTTAGAGCAAGCAGGGCACAct TTGGTGCCCTACACTCCTCTGAAGATCAGTGAGGTTATGATGGATCTTATTGTAAGGGGTATCTTAGCAGACGGAGGTACCTCCCTGCGTCAAAAACT GAAGGGGAGCCCTCTGGACCCCTGTCTCAAAGCACAGGTTCACGCTTACTACTTTCCTACCTGGTTGAAGAAAACCCTCTCATTCCTCCTCAAGCCCCTG TCTCCTCGTGGTTCTGCCATGTTCAGTGCTCTCTGTGGAGTTGG ATCTGTTGCAGATCTGTGGAAGCAGCATGCTGCTGTTGAG GACTACATTCAGGAAACAATAGCAGATTGGAGAAGATGCAACATAGACATGCTGCTGTGCCCTGTGACCGGACCAGCCTATAACTTCCTCTACTGCAGCAAGCTTTCCA CTGCTCTCTCTTACACAGTACTTTACAATCTGCTCAACTTTCCCGCTGGCGCTGTTACTGTTTCCACGGTGACGgcagaggatgaggaggaactCAAGCACTTTAAGGGCATTCATCAGGAAAAGCTCTTCAAACAG gCTGTGTCTGGAGGTGAGGGTCTGCCCGTGGCGGTGCAGTGTGTCGCTCTGCCGTGGCAGGATGAGCTCTGCCTGCGCTTCATGAAGGAGGTGGAACAGCTGGTTAAACAGAGCAGAAAGTAA